In Trichoderma asperellum chromosome 1, complete sequence, a single window of DNA contains:
- a CDS encoding uncharacterized protein (BUSCO:EOG092D04HM) gives MSAAADPSAPNLNLSPEEKRIYGQLFRQADTDSVGVVTGEIAVKFFEKTRLDSRILGEIWQIADKENRGFLTPAGFGVVLRLIGHAQAGREPTPELALQQGPIPRFEGIWPATSPSQTPIQPQVSGGIRVPPLTPDKVAQYAALFERQNLQANMLPGEQARSIFDKSGLPNEMLGRIWGLADTEQRGALALPEFVIAMHLLTSVKTGALRALPNVLPAGLYEAATRSAAAPRQSPSNTGGITAIPRQLSGSAQQQRTGSPLNRPPIVAAQATGAASNNDWAITPADKARFDQIYLDFDKTNKGYITGEEAVPFLSQSNLPEDTLAQIWDLADFGSQGRLTRDGFAVAMYLIRQQRSNRSIPLPATLPTSLIPPHLRTQSRPATAVSSAFDVTPAPTQTVPAPAPPAPKSALDDLFGLDSSTPSPAPAPAQTTMSTGGSNADPFAGGTSVLHTTSSPAKPSSPVGTTFRPFVPSSSFGRGLAVHPGAEQARPHTASAAEDLLGDTDEANKNISDETTELANLSNQIGSLTKQTQEVQTKRNTTQHELSQTNSQKQNFEQRLAQLRQLYEKEAQDTHALEEKLRHSRADTKKLQGECMTLEGQLRDIQTQHQQVSAALQADQQENASLRERIRVANAEIAELKPQIEKLKLDARQQKGLVAINKKQLSTTEGERDKLKGEADSLAKNAEDISRQIETGSPVSTSAQMASPALSASSANNPFFKRSASTDIMGVFGPPPPSRAFSDRSFDDLFGPAGPVSSSGTPPPVAAFKQQNTGQSSAKADFDNAFAAFTSAKAPGSTDKGAAVKPQNAFDSEFPPISELEREIDESDSERGFDDDFAPASPENKAKEKQVAQEPTPESNKPAAEAPDTTAPLSQPQELTASHVESETKSPELASSPATITNNHLTTSQVSNADDIFGSTTLPATSQASAGKGAFDDLDDDFEGLEDAKEGSADDDFANISRSGLDDYNPMFDSSPPASQAKSESTAFGNESSFDFISSNSAASAPGQSSNGQQKGAESHDWDAIFSGLDSPSAAAAQPVQSNNTGPAQEENAESRPPAPGRALTEAGEHDDPILKNLTSMGYSRPDALAALEQYDYNLERAANFLASQS, from the exons ATGTCGGCGGCCGCTGATCCGA GCGCGCCGAACCTCAATCTCTCACCCGAAGAGAAGCGCATCTATGGCCAGCTCTTCCGCCAGGCCGACACCGATAGCGTGGGCGTCGTTACCGGCGAGATAGCTGTCAAGTTTTTTGAAAAGACACGACTGGACTCGCGTATCCTAGGAGAG ATATGGCAGATCGCCGACAAGGAGAACCGCGGCTTCCTCACTCCCGCTGGATTTGGCGTTGTCCTTCGCCTCATTGGCCATGCTCAGGCTGGACGAGAGCCCACGCCAGAGCTGGCTCTCCAGCAAGGCCCAATCCCCCGCTTCGAAGGCATCTGGCCGGCCACTTCCCCATCGCAGACGCCTATCCAACCCCAAGTCTCCGGTGGCATTCGAGTTCCTCCCTTGACTCCTGACAAGGTTGCCCAGTATGCGGCCCTGTTTGAGCGTCAAAACTTGCAGGCGAACATGCTGCCGGGCGAGCAAGCCAGATCCATCTTCGACAAGTCCGGCCTTCCCAACGAGATGCTTGGCAGGATATGGGGGCTGGCCGATACCGAACAGCGCGGTGCTCTAGCCCTGCCCGAATTCGTCATCGCCATGCATCTCCTTACGTCCGTCAAGACCGGTGCTCTTCGCGCACTGCCTAATGTTCTACCTGCTGGCCTATATGAGGCGGCCAcgcgcagcgcagcagctcctcgacaGTCTCCAAGCAACACCGGCGGTATCACTGCCATCCCAAGACAGCTGAGTGGTTccgcccagcagcagaggaCAGGAAGCCCGCTCAACCGCCCTCCGATCGTCGCCGCTCAGGCTACCGGTGCCGCTTCGAACAACGACTGGGCCATTACTCCGGCCGACAAGGCAAGATTTGACCAGATCTACCTCGATTTCGATAAGACAAACAAGGGATACATCACAGGCGAGGAGGCTGTACCTTTCCTCAGCCAGTCCAATCTGCCCGAGGACACCCTCGCTCAGATTTGGGACCTAGCGGACTTTGGTTCTCAGGGACGACTGACCCGCGATGGATTTGCGGTTGCCATGTACTTGATCCGCCAGCAGCGTAGCAATCGGTCGATTCCTCTGCCCGCCACTCTGCCTACGAGCCTCATCCCGCCGCACTTGCGAACCCAGAGCCGTCCTGCTACCGCAGTTTCATCAGCCTTTGATGTAACTCCGGCTCCCACTCAAACTGTGCCAGCGCCAGCCCCACCAGCACCCAAATCTGCTCTTGACGATTTGTTTGGCCTCGATTCCTCAACTCCTAGCCCGGCCCCCGCCCCGGCGCAGACAACAATGTCTACCGGAGGATCAAATGCTGATCCATTTGCCGGTGGTACCAGCGTTCTCCACACTACATCCTCGCCTGCTAAGCCCTCATCCCCGGTAGGCACGACGTTTAGGCCGTTTGTgccatcttcctcctttgGCCGTGGCTTGGCTGTACACCCTGGAGCTGAGCAGGCGCGGCCACACACTGCCTCTGCCGCAGAGGACCTCCTAGGTGACACCGATGAGGCAAATAAGAACATCTCCGACGAGACGACTGAGCTTGCCAATCTATCAAATCAGATTGGTTCTCTGACGAAGCAGACGCAAGAAGTTCAGACTAAGAGGAATACGACTCAGCATGAGCTGAGCCAGACTAACTCTCAAAAGCAAAACTTTGAACAGCGATTGGCACAGCTGCGACAACTATATGAGAAAGAGGCTCAAGATACCCATGCCCTCGAAGAGAAGCTGAGACACTCGCGAGCCGATACTAAGAAGTTGCAGGGAGAATGTATGACTCTAGAAGGACAGCTACGAGACATTCAGacccagcaccagcaggtTTCGGCTGCTCTCCAGGCTGACCAGCAGGAGAATGCCAGCTTGAGAGAGCGCATCCGTGTGGCGAATGCCGAAATTGCGGAGCTCAAGCCTCAgattgagaagctcaagctcgATGCCAGACAGCAGAAGGGCCTCGTTGCCATTAACAAGAAGCAGTTATCTACTACAGAAGGAGAGCGCGACAAGCTCAAGGGCGAAGCCGACTCCCTAGCCAAGAACGCTGAGGACATCTCTCGCCAGATAGAGACGGGCTCCCCCGTGTCTACCTCAGCCCAGATGGCCAGCCCGGCACTTTCGGCATCCAGCGCTAACAACCCCTTCTTCAAACGCTCCGCCAGTACAGATATCATGGGCGTGTTTGGACCGCCACCCCCGAGCAGGGCCTTTTCCGACAGGTCCTTTGACGATTTGTTTGGCCCCGCCGGCCCTGTCAGCTCCAGCGGCACTCCCCCGCCAGTTGCAGCATTCAAACAGCAAAACACGGGGCAGTCATCA GCCAAGGCAGACTTTGACAATGCATTTGCCGCCTTTACCTCAGCCAAAGCACCTGGCAGCACAGACAAGGGCGCTGCTGTAAAGCCCCAGAACGCATTCGACTCGGAATTCCCGCCCATTTCAGAACTTGAGCGGGAAATAGATGAGTCGGATAGCGAGAGAGGCTTTGACGACGACTTTGCTCCCGCATCACCAGaaaacaaggccaaggagaagcaggTCGCTCAGGAGCCAACTCCAGAGTCTAATAAACCAGCTGCCGAAGCCCCCGATACCACCGCTCCTTTGTCTCAACCCCAAGAATTAACAGCCTCCCATGTCGAATCCGAAACTAAAAG TCCTGAACTagcttcttctcccgccACAATCACCAACAACCATTTGACTACCTCTCAGGTCTCTAATGCTGATGACATCTTCGGCTCAACAACGCTTCCAGCAACTAGCCAGGCTTCGGCCGGCAAGGGCGCCTTTGATGACCTCGATGACGATTTCGAGGGACTAGAAGATGCCAAGGAAGGCTCTGCAGATGATGACTTTGCCAATATCTCTCGCTCTGGACTGGATGACTACAACCCCATGTTTGACAGCAGCCCCCCAGCTAGCCAAGCCAAGAGTGAGTCCACAGCCTTTGGCAATGAGAGCAGCTTTGACTTCATCTCATCCAACTCAGCCGCCAGCGCCCCAGGCCAATCTAGCAATGGACAGCAGAAGGGAGCAGAGTCTCATGACTGGGACGCCATCTTCTCCGGCCTAGACTCGCccagtgctgctgcagcacagcCTGTACAGAGCAACAACACTGGCCCAGCGCAAGAAGAGAATGCCGAGTCCCGCCCCCCTGCACCGGGACGGGCCCTCACAGAGGCGGGAGAGCACGATGACCCTATTCTGAAGAATCTTACCAGCATGGGATACTCTCGCCCTGACGCCCTTGCCGCCCTGGAGCAGTATGACTACAACTTGGAAAGA GCCGCGAACTTTCTTGCCAGCCAATCTTAA